In a genomic window of Plutella xylostella chromosome 16, ilPluXylo3.1, whole genome shotgun sequence:
- the LOC105386890 gene encoding fatty acid synthase isoform X1, producing MAPLPQEPNVAEKLSPVKPGLDGDAVVISGMSGMYPESSNIQEFSDILYNKVNPINSDNPRWKCYYPELPEHYGKAPELNTFDAQFFKVYYRLGKNMEPMSRKLLEQTFQALYDAGISPGELSDKKVGVYIGSGMSETDKAVFYSEHIKGFGLIGCCKTMFANRISYWLNLKGPSINVDSACVSSMVALQRAYVAVKSGQCEAAIVGGSNICLHAQSTVCIGRVLELCMDGKTKSFDKCADGCARSDAITILLLQRAKDAKRVYAEVVHIDSEYHSSMITTLGDAKGPYRDPAKLTSFMKDFYDEAGVSPSAVEYVEAVGSANPEADKSELEAIGNVFCKDRSDQLFVGSVMSNIGHTEAASGTSAITKVLLGYQSGKLAANLHCENPRDDVEALRNGKMRVVTDHQRFNRSYVAVNNMSLFGENVHALLKGHYKPKDISRYKSSIPYLVAISGRQESAVQKIFNDLKSHPLDPEEIGLLHNIHEHSISGHLGRGFTILDNNKNETVSLVEKTDYCDDAKRPLWFVYSGMGSQWAGMGAQLMRIPVFSAAIERCRRVLEPKGLDIIHIITNPEKTHFDNILFSFVGIAAVQIGLTDVLRELGIVPDNIIGHSVGELGCAYADGCMTAEETILAAYSRGLVSKETPFIHGAMAAVGLGYKQIVDLCPPEIQVACHNSSESCTISGPSDAMRQFVAKLTAQGIFAREVPCSNIAYHSRYIQEAGPALLKYLKDVIKSPKPRSKRWLSTSIPKERWDEPLAAFSSAEYHTNNLLNPVLFEETSEQVPSNAVVIEVAPHGLLQAILKRSLHSNCINIPLTRRGHADNALFLLEAIGKLYMAGYNPKLQALYPRIEYPVSTETRGLSHMIEWAHLEKWSLPLERTYNRRVAGATTFTISVHDDEYSFLKGNIHEGETLFPYSACLVCVWDTLAMLLGSPLRQISVQFSNLNLNKQPRLYEDKVLQLHVQITKGNGDFEVLDDDNTVVISGEVIVVPTSANQLFRQEDEDEKTDLSLTQEDIYKIFHDKGSYYKGELRSIASANEEMTRAQVTWKNNWISLLDALIQFRTLRCDYNGITQPRYIQRLQINLHEHYITSKQLVLEANYLKNLETARCGGVAITNVKFRDLPPKLSKQIALKSSNAQVIQSIDNENLNVTLRSSEYGDLNTLHWEQGVPPTANDIEVKVDYVGLNVRDAKKALGDSVPLELEDYNVGYGMDFSGKTKSGVRVMGIVRGGAASTRLAADPSLLWPVPNHWSLEDAATVPLPYAHAFYCLGIKSELTPGMKILVNGATGALGMAVISIALAHDCTVFASVSDTKKKHFLRKIYPAIPEDHIGNSRDSSFSDMVLAKTQGEGCDVVISGLKGEIKNDAIKCCAASGIVIDTSQITTMENFDFGMSFLTKARSYTAVDFSGLFTAPDKEQIMRDLQLMVSEGIAKGYVRPLSRLTLEANEAARAFNLLASSQHRGRVLLRLDGNALSATPKLTVSPTGSHLVISAGTDDTLTGRVVDGLIARGARNILLHRQQQTNIKSDGYMRYKLNRNWEKLAKVALSNEKQVNAEKIQALLSKCNDMGPLEGVYYITISNESQTDLKMALEKLDAATRKSFQSLKCFVVMNEVVNIGEYICSKRVQDGLPATMLTLPRVNKFVNGWVGLASNKGEEVSFAEAIELLELAVRSKNPALVAQVQSATNNANEDGHKNKISGLSVYFNHVNTDELLITSDMVLLPTLARGKTTRAEEFDRNEDYLVLIPGFDGDYDNFSNLCERVKIPAIAFPPGIGHVDENVTEMGNRLAMEILKKVNPQGKFYLMGYSFGVQVALEIAAVLEEHGLTGVVYCGDASPDTFSNSLENALQEAGATDDAKLQDVLAQHLYKLMSGETSELLTTRLQKAKSWEEKVESFIFTLRGRIPFSAQYARGVILSSYSRIQHARKYDGKRLRASPLRSQLVLLRSTSHPAAAPADLGLSRYSQQETIVYDLPTTHADVLNDLRCANLINRHLGIDIIEKFQSRNLCDTYILNRDIFRCPDREFDD from the exons ATGGCGCCGCTACCGCAGGAACCGAATGTAGCCGAGAAGTTGAGTCCTGTGAAGCCAGGACTCGACGGGGATGCCGTGGTCATCAGTGGGATGTCAGGAATGTATCCTGAATCTAGCAATATACAGGAGTTTTCGGACATTCTGTACAACAAG GTGAACCCGATCAATTCGGACAATCCTCGCTGGAAGTGCTACTACCCTGAGCTGCCCGAGCATTATGGCAAAGCGCCGGAATTGAATACGTTTGACGCCCAATTCTTCAAGGTGTACTACCGCCTGGGGAAGAACATGGAGCCGATGAGCCGCAAGCTGCTGGAGCAGACTTTCCAAGCTCTTTATGATGCTG GTATCAGCCCCGGTGAGCTTTCTGATAAGAAAGTAGGAGTTTACATCGGATCCGGAATGTCCGAGACTGATAAAGCTGTGTTTTATAGTGAACACATAAAAGGATTCGGTCTTATTGG ATGCTGCAAAACTATGTTTGCCAATCGTATCTCGTACTGGCTTAACTTGAAGGGTCCGTCCATCAACGTGGACTCAGCCTGCGTGAGTTCCATGGTGGCCTTGCAGCGCGCCTATGTGGCGGTCAAGTCAGGACAGTGCGAGGCCGCTATCGTCGGAGGCTCCAATATTTGCCTGCACGCTCAATCGACTGTTTGCATTGGCAG AGTATTAGAGTTATGTATGGATGGAAAAACGAAATCATTCGACAAATGCGCCGATGGGTGCGCGCGAAGTGACGCAATTACTATTTTGTTGTTGCAAAGAGCTAAAGATGCTAAAAG AGTGTATGCTGAAGTGGTCCATATAGACTCTGAGTATCATTCTTCGATGATTACCACTCTTGGAGATGCCAAAGGGCCTTACCGCGACCCTGCGAAACTAACATCATTCATGAAAGACTTTTATGATGAAGCTGGCGTCTCGCCTTCCGCTGTAGAATACGTAGAAGCTGTTGGATCAG CCAATCCTGAAGCGGATAAGAGCGAACTCGAAGCTATCGGAAACGTTTTCTGCAAAGACAGATCTGACCAGCTCTTCGTTGGCAGTGTCATGTCCAACATAGGCCACACAGAAGCTGCTAGTGGTACATCAGCAATTACCAAG GTCCTTCTTGGATATCAAAGCGGCAAGCTCGCTGCCAACTTGCACTGCGAAAACCCTCGTGATGATGTTGAAGCTCTACGTAATGGAAAAATGCGTGTTGTAACCGACCATCAACGTTTCAACCGCTCCTATGTTGCTGTTAACAATATGTCACTATTTGGCGAAAATGTTCACGCCCTACTTAAAGGCCACTACAAACCAAAG GATATATCCCGTTACAAGTCAAGCATTCCTTATCTCGTTGCGATATCGGGAAGGCAGGAGTCAGCTGTACAAAAAATCTTCAATGACTTAAAATCCCATCCGTTGGACCCTGAAGAAATCGGACTGCTTCACAACATTCATGAACATTCCATCTCAGGGCATTTGGGCCGTGGGTTCACCATTCTTG ataataataaaaatgagaCGGTTAGCCTTGTCGAGAAAACCGACTATTGCGACGATGCCAAGCGCCCGCTCTGGTTCGTCTACAGCGGAATGGGTTCTCAGTGGGCGGGGATGGGAGCACAGCTTATGCGTATACCTGTATTTTCCGCCGCCATTGAACG ctGCCGCCGAGTTTTGGAGCCAAAAGGCTTGGATATTATCCACATTATTACCAATCCCGAGAAAACCCACTTCGACAACATTTTGTTCTCCTTCGTTGGCATAGCTGCCGTCCAAATTGGTTTGACTGATGTTCTTCGTGAATTGGGAATTGTGCCTGATAACATAATCG gtcaCAGTGTAGGAGAACTTGGTTGTGCGTATGCTGATGGTTGCATGACTGCAGAAGAAACTATACTCGCTGCTTACAGCCGTGGGCTAGTATCAAAGGAGACTCCTTTCATTCATGGAGCCATGGCCGCTGTAGGATTGGGATATAAACAG ATCGTAGACTTATGCCCGCCAGAAATACAAGTGGCTTGCCATAATTCTTCGGAATCCTGCACCATATCCGGTCCGTCGGATGCGATGCGTCAATTTGTGGCGAAGTTAACGGCCCAAGGAATTTTCGCCAGGGAAGTGCCTTGCTCCAACATTGCGTACCACTCAAGATACATCCAAGAAGCGG GTCCGGCACTTTTGAAGTATTTGAAGGACGTCATCAAATCCCCTAAGCCTCGCAGCAAGCGCTGGCTTTCCACATCCATTCCAAAAGAGAGATGGGACGAACCTCTGGCTGCATTCTCATCAGCCGAGTACCACACCAACAATTTACtg AACCCCGTGCTTTTTGAAGAAACTTCGGAACAAGTCCCTTCAAATGCTGTTGTAATAGAGGTCGCTCCTCACGGGCTCCTGCAGGCGATTCTGAAGCGCTCTCTGCACAGCAACTGCATCAATATCCCGCTGACAAGACGTGGCCATGCTGATAATGCTCTTTTCCTGTTAGAAGCCATTGGCAA gttGTACATGGCCGGCTACAATCCTAAACTACAAGCTCTGTATCCTCGAATTGAGTATCCTGTGTCAACGGAAACACGTGGTCTGTCCCACATGATTGAATGGGCCCATCTCGAAAAATG GAGTCTACCGCTAGAGCGCACCTATAACAGACGCGTTGCAGGGGCTACTACATTTACGATTTCGGTGCATGATGATGAATACAGTTTCTTAAAGGGAAATATACATGAag GAGAAACATTATTCCCATACAGCGCCTGTTTGGTTTGTGTGTGGGATACCTTGGCTATGTTATTGGGATCTCCTCTGAGACAAATATCGGTGCAGTTCAGTAACCTAAACTTGAACAAGCAGCCGCGCTTGTACGAAGACAAGGTGCTACAACTCCATGTGCAAATAACCAAAGGAAATGGTGATTTTGAG GTATTAGATGATGATAATACCGTCGTTATCAGTGGGGAAGTCATAGTCGTGCCTACATCAGCAAACCAATTGTTCAGACAGGAAGATGAAGACGAAAAAACTGATTTGAGTCTCACTCAAGAGGACATATATAAAATCTTCCACGACAAGGGATCTTATTACAA GGGCGAGCTGCGAAGCATTGCCAGTGCCAATGAAGAGATGACACGAGCCCAAGTTACATGGAAAAATAACTGGATCAGTTTACTGGACGCCCTGATACAGTTCAGAACACTTCGTTGCGATTACAATGGAATAACCCAGCCCCGATACATCCAGCGATTGCAGATCAACCTGCACGAACACTACATAACTAGCAAGCAGCTCGTACTTGAAGCTAACTATCTGAAAAATCTTGAAACTGCGAG ATGCGGGGGAGTCGCCATAACTAATGTTAAATTCCGGGACCTGCCACCTAAATTATCCAAACAAATTGCTTTGAAATCCTCAAATGCACAagtaatacag AGTATAGACAATGAAAACCTGAACGTTACATTGAGGAGTTCTGAATATGGTGATCTAAACACCCTGCACTGGGAACAAGGTGTGCCACCTACGGCTAATGATATTGAAGTCAAG GTTGACTACGTTGGATTAAATGTTCGTGATGCTAAAAAGGCATTAGGTGATTCTGTACCTCTTGAGCTAGAAGACTACAATGTTGGATACGGAATGGACTTCAGTGGCAAAACCAAAAG cgGGGTGCGCGTAATGGGTATTGTACGTGGAGGCGCGGCCTCTACCCGGCTCGCAGCAGACCCCTCCCTGCTGTGGCCAGTTCCCAACCACTGGAGTCTTGAAGACGCTGCCACGGTTCCTTTGCCATACGCACACGCATTCTACTGCCTT GGTATCAAAAGCGAACTGACACCGGGGATGAAGATCCTAGTAAATGGGGCAACAGGAGCTCTTGGTATGGCCGTTATATCTATAGCACTGGCTCACGACTGCACGGTGTTTGCTTCAGTCAGTGACACTAAGAAGAAACACTTTTTAAGGAAGATATATCCAGCTATCCCAG AGGATCACATTGGAAACTCTCGAGACTCTTCGTTCAGTGACATGGTCTTAGCCAAAACACAAGGAGAAGGATGTGATGTCGTTATTTCAGGACTTAAAGGAGAAATTAAAAAC GACGCCATTAAGTGTTGTGCTGCTTCTGGTATTGTAATTGATACCAGCCAGATTACAACAATGGAGAACTTTGATTTTGGCATGAGTTTCTTGACCAAGGCTAGAAGCTACACTGCCGTAGATTTCTCTGGATTATTCACGGCACCCGATAAAGAACAAATCATGAGG GATTTACAATTAATGGTTAGCGAAGGCATAGCTAAAGGATATGTCCGCCCCCTGAGTCGTCTGACTTTAGAAGCAAACGAAGCGGCGAGAGCGTTTAATTTGTTGGCCTCAAGCCAACACCGTGGCAGGGTCTTGTTGCGTCTTGATGGAAATGCCCTGTCTGCCACGCCAAA GCTCACGGTATCTCCCACTGGAAGTCACCTGGTGATCAGTGCCGGCACCGACGACACGCTGACTGGCCGCGTCGTCGATGGCCTGATAGCTCGAGGTGCTCGGAACATATTGCTGCATCGCCAACAACAGACAAACATCAAGTCTGACGGATACATGCGCTACAAACTCA acaGAAATTGGGAAAAACTGGCTAAAGTTGCACTTTCGAACGAAAAACAAGTGAATGCTGAAAAGATTCAAGCCTTATTGAGTAAATGCAATGATATGGGCCCACTTGAAGGCGTATATTATATCACCATATCAAACGAGTCACAAACAGATTTGAAGATGGCACTGGAGAAGTTGGATGCAGCTACTAGAAAATCCTTCCAGTCACTGAA ATGTTTTGTTGTCATGAATGAGGTTGTCAATATTGGAGAATACATTTGTTCAAAAAGGGTTCAAGACGGGCTCCCTGCCACTATGCTGACCCTTCCAAGGGTAAATAAG TTCGTCAATGGGTGGGTGGGCTTGGCAAGTAACAAGGGGGAAGAGGTGTCGTTTGCTGAGGCAATAGAGTTGCTGGAACTGGCCGTCAGATCCAAGAACCCAGCGCTTGTTGCCCAGGTTCAATCAGCAACGAACAACGCTAATGAAG atggacataaaaataaaatttctggTCTCAGCGTGTACTTCAACCATGTTAACACTGATGAACTCTTAATTACTTCTGACATGGTATTATTACCCACTCTCGCTAGAGGCAAAACCACG CGTGCTGAAGAGTTTGACCGAAACGAAGATTACTTAGTGCTAATTCCCGGTTTTGACGGAGATTACGATAACTTCAGCAATCTTTGTGAACGAGTGAAAATTCCAGCAATCGCCTTTCCACCTGGAATAGGACATGTCGATGAAAATGTCACGGAAATGGGAAATCGTCTTGCAATG gagATTTTGAAGAAAGTCAACCCACAAGGAAAGTTCTACCTCATGGGATATTCATTTGGTGTTCAAGTCGCCTTGGAGATAGCAGCTGTCCTCGAAGAGCATG GTCTCACAGGAGTTGTATACTGTGGTGACGCCAGTCCCGATACTTTCTCTAATTCCTTGGAAAACGCTCTACAAGAGGCGGGAGCTACAGACGATGCCAAACTTCAAGATGTTCTGGCACAACACCTGTACAAACTCATGAGTGGCGAAACTTCGGAGTTGCTGACAACACGTCTGCAGAAAGCCAAATCTTGGGAAGAAAAAGTAGAATCCTTCATATTCACTCTCCGCGGCCGCATTCCTTTCTCAGCGCAGTATGCTCGAGGAGTCATCCTGTCATCGTACTCGCGCATACAGCACGCCCGGAAATACGACGGAAAACGACTCAGGGCTTCTCCTCTACGGTCCCAGCTCGTACTTCTCCGCTCCACCAGCCACCCTGCAGCGGCCCCGGCTGATCTTGGCCTTTCCCGCTATTCGCAACAAGAGACGATAGTGTACGACTTGCCCACTACCCACGCAGATGTACTGAACGACCTTCGCTGTGCCAACCTCATCAACAGACATCTTGGTATTGATATTATTGAGAAATTCCAGAGCAGAAACCTATGTGATACTTACATTCTTAACAGGGATATATTTAGGTGCCCAGACAGAGAGTTTGatgattaa